The Candidatus Tanganyikabacteria bacterium DNA segment CTTCCCCGCCCTCTACACTAATTTCGGGGGTCTGAGTGTCTCACGCTATGTTGGCACAGAGGGAAGAGGTGCTAGCCTACCGTCCATGTTTCCTGGACTCACCATCAAGTCAGCGTACAGGGCCCAGTCGCTGCTCGGCGCAGGCCAGTTTGATCCAGCAATTCGACCCGTCAGAGTTCGGATACGCGCATCTGCAGACGCTGACCTGGGTGTCGGTGCCCTGCGCTTCTTCTAGTGGTCCAAAGGGTCAAGCAGGGAGCTACTGCTGAGCTCGCTTGGCCCGGTGTACAGGGTCTCCTCCCCTTACAAGATCGAGAGCCTGACCGAAGGGCACAAGGGCCAGACAGAACTGAAGAAGATCGGGGACCTATCGCCGGAGGCATCCGACTTCACGGGCCTCTGATGTTTGGCTAGAGTGTAACTGCCCAGATTCGAGCCGCAGCTTTCGTGGCATCACCGGAACAAGATTCCCCTACGGGGAGAAGACCGCCTGGTAGGCGTCCACGATGCCAGCGCCCAGGTACGGAGAGCGGCCGCCCTGGGCCCGCGCTGTGCGCATTATCCGCGAGGCGACGGCCTGCGGGGGCTCGTGGCGGGCGGCGACGGCCAGGGCCGCCACTCCCGAGGCGAAGGCGCAGGCCATGCTCGTGCCGGCGAAGTACGACCAGGGCGCGGGCCCGAGAGGTACGCCCTGGACTTCATGCGGGATCGCGTGGGTGCTCCAGGTCGAGAGGACCAGGTCGGCCGGATCGGCGATGTAGGGACCCGTGAGCGGGTCGTAGCCGATGCCGCCGCCCGGCGCGGCCACGTCGACAAGGGTGTTGCCGAAATTGCTGTAGAAGGCGAAGGCGTCGAAGCCGGTCTGTCCGACCGGGCCGATCGCGGAGACCCCCAGCACCCAGGGCAGGGCGGCCGGGAGGTGGGTCCACCCGGACGTGCGCTCGGCCTCGGCGTCGTTGCCGGAGCCGGCGACCACCAGGGCGCCTCGCATTCCGGCGTAGCGGATGGCGCGCGCATAGGCGCGGGCGGCGGCTCCCGCCGCCGGAGAGCCCCATTCCAGCCGATCCTGCAGGCTCATGTTGATGACGTGCGCGCCCTGGTCGGCGGCGTGGCGGATGCCGGCGAGGATGCCGAAGTCGTCGCCGTAGGCATGCTGGTCGAGGACCTTGACGATCAGCAACGTGGCCTCGGGAGCCACGCCGACGACGCCCAGACCGTTGCGCGCCGCGGCCACGATGCCGGCCACGTGGCTGCCATGACCGTTGCGGTCCACCAGATCCTCGCCGGGCACGAACGACGCGGAGCGCGCGAAGTCCACCTGCGGCGCCAGGTCGGGATTGTCGGGATCGATGCCGGTATCCAGGATGGCGACCCGCGCGCCCCGGCCGGTCGCCCCGAGGGCCCACGCGGCCTGGGCGCGAACTCCGGAGAG contains these protein-coding regions:
- a CDS encoding S8 family serine peptidase, with translation MQYRRISQIVLLAAVTTGQLGCGPSRSAAPGSALPPIVAVPGEAGGAAAEAGPRRIASAGGNVSVTLAAGADAPAFFERLARRGLRVRAYDAALGIASVAGASAGTLAGDPAVAEAWNDAPRARLRSPRLRAANVAQIAPDPLEGAQWGLSGVRAQAAWALGATGRGARVAILDTGIDPDNPDLAPQVDFARSASFVPGEDLVDRNGHGSHVAGIVAAARNGLGVVGVAPEATLLIVKVLDQHAYGDDFGILAGIRHAADQGAHVINMSLQDRLEWGSPAAGAAARAYARAIRYAGMRGALVVAGSGNDAEAERTSGWTHLPAALPWVLGVSAIGPVGQTGFDAFAFYSNFGNTLVDVAAPGGGIGYDPLTGPYIADPADLVLSTWSTHAIPHEVQGVPLGPAPWSYFAGTSMACAFASGVAALAVAARHEPPQAVASRIMRTARAQGGRSPYLGAGIVDAYQAVFSP